From the genome of Pukyongia salina, one region includes:
- a CDS encoding aldehyde dehydrogenase, with product MEKITNYINGEYCEPLSGMWIDNYNPSVGEVYGKIANSNEADVKKAYKAAKAAFPQWSNTTIEERSRILLRIASLIEENLDKLAHAEAEDNGKPLSLAKAVDIPRASSNFRFFGNAITQFSSEAHESVGLNTMNFTLRQPIGVVGCISPWNLPLYLFTWKVAPAIAAGNTVVAKPSEVTPKTAFLLGEILTEAGLPKGVLNIVHGTGPSAGQAIVAHPNIKAISFTGGTKTGEHIARTAAPMFKKLSLELGGKNPNLIFADCDYETMLEVTVRSSFANQGQICLCGSRIFVERPIYEKFKTHFVARVKDLKVGNPFDAETRIGALVSKPHMEKVQSYIKIATEEGGKILYGGNEVTVEGSEKGYYLQPTVIEVYDDQCRVNQEEIFGPVVTLMPFDTEEEALSMANSVPYGLSSTLWTSNIDRTMRVSRKLEAGIVWVNTWLNRDLRTPFGGVKASGVGREGGFEALRFFTEPKNVCIKYDAQTL from the coding sequence ATGGAAAAAATAACGAACTATATCAACGGTGAATATTGCGAACCTCTAAGCGGAATGTGGATCGATAATTATAATCCGTCGGTGGGTGAAGTATATGGAAAAATAGCGAATTCGAACGAGGCCGATGTTAAGAAAGCATATAAGGCGGCCAAAGCTGCTTTTCCTCAATGGAGTAATACTACTATTGAAGAGCGCAGTCGTATTTTATTAAGGATCGCATCCCTTATTGAAGAAAATCTGGATAAACTGGCCCATGCCGAAGCCGAAGACAATGGGAAACCGCTTAGCCTGGCTAAAGCTGTGGATATTCCCAGGGCGTCTTCTAATTTTAGGTTCTTCGGAAATGCGATCACCCAGTTCTCTAGTGAAGCCCACGAAAGTGTTGGTTTAAACACCATGAATTTTACCTTGAGGCAACCTATTGGAGTGGTGGGATGTATATCACCCTGGAATCTGCCATTGTATTTATTCACCTGGAAGGTAGCCCCGGCAATTGCTGCTGGGAATACCGTTGTGGCGAAACCCAGTGAAGTAACTCCAAAAACCGCCTTTTTATTGGGTGAGATCCTTACAGAAGCCGGTTTACCAAAAGGTGTACTTAATATTGTTCACGGTACCGGCCCCTCGGCGGGTCAGGCAATAGTGGCGCACCCAAATATTAAGGCTATTTCGTTTACAGGAGGGACTAAAACAGGGGAGCATATTGCCAGGACAGCGGCTCCAATGTTTAAAAAACTATCTCTTGAGTTGGGAGGAAAGAACCCTAATCTCATTTTTGCCGATTGTGATTATGAAACTATGCTGGAAGTTACCGTTAGGTCTTCTTTCGCTAATCAGGGACAGATCTGCCTTTGCGGAAGCAGGATCTTTGTGGAACGTCCCATTTACGAAAAATTTAAAACCCATTTTGTCGCCCGTGTAAAAGATCTGAAAGTGGGTAACCCCTTCGATGCAGAGACCAGGATTGGTGCCTTGGTATCCAAACCACATATGGAAAAGGTTCAGTCGTATATAAAGATCGCAACAGAAGAAGGTGGTAAAATTTTATATGGAGGAAACGAAGTGACCGTAGAAGGTTCGGAAAAAGGATATTACCTCCAACCTACTGTAATAGAGGTTTACGACGACCAGTGCCGGGTGAATCAAGAGGAGATATTTGGCCCGGTAGTGACTTTAATGCCGTTCGATACGGAAGAGGAAGCTTTATCTATGGCTAATAGCGTTCCCTACGGTTTATCTTCCACACTTTGGACCAGCAACATAGACCGTACCATGCGGGTTTCCCGGAAACTGGAAGCAGGCATCGTATGGGTAAATACCTGGCTCAACCGGGACCTCCGTACACCTTTTGGAGGTGTAAAAGCCAGCGGGGTAGGTCGCGAGGGAGGTTTCGAGGCATTACGCTTCTTCACAGAACCAAAAAATGTATGTATAAAATATGACGCCCAGACATTATGA
- a CDS encoding RidA family protein: MIMKSRLVEGKATPRGAYPHVKRVGDFIFVSGTSSRLPDNSFAGVHQVDEMGTMRLDVREQTRAVLENIRDYLATEGATMEDVCDVTSFLVNMNDFAGYNEVYAEFFSKENGPTRTTVAVHQLPHPHLVVEIKAMAYKPKNT; the protein is encoded by the coding sequence ATGATCATGAAAAGCAGATTAGTAGAAGGAAAAGCTACACCAAGAGGAGCCTATCCCCATGTGAAACGTGTGGGTGATTTTATTTTTGTGAGTGGTACAAGTTCCCGCCTGCCCGATAACTCCTTTGCGGGTGTACATCAGGTGGATGAGATGGGGACCATGCGATTGGATGTGAGGGAACAAACAAGGGCTGTCCTGGAAAATATCAGAGATTACCTGGCCACTGAGGGTGCAACCATGGAAGATGTTTGCGATGTCACTTCTTTCCTGGTTAATATGAACGATTTTGCCGGCTATAACGAGGTGTACGCAGAATTTTTCAGTAAAGAAAACGGACCCACACGAACCACTGTAGCCGTGCACCAATTACCTCATCCACATCTCGTGGTAGAGATAAAGGCCATGGCATACAAACCAAAGAACACTTAG